One Spartobacteria bacterium genomic window, CAGGTCGCCGCCCGTCAGGACGGACTGCGCGAACACTGCGTCTGGGCAGAAGACGAATACAATCTGAAAGCCACCCGTCTGCGCGAGCTGGAACTGCGCATCCGCCATGCCGGACTGGAAAACCTCGAAGAACAGATTTCCCGCCATAAACGCGCTCGCCAGCGCAGGGAGAAAGAACGGGATGAAGCGTCGCAGCACATGGGCGCCGTGAATAATGAGGTGGAGCAAACCCGACTGCGTGTTCGCCAGTTGGAAGATGAGAGTCAGCGCTATATGCAGGCACGCGATGCCTGTGCCGATCTCGTGGCCGATACCATCGGACGCGCCGCCGAAGACGTCGAAACCTTTGTGATGACCGAGCACGACATGAAGGTGCCGGCAACCCTCCGTGCTGCGCAGGAGCTGCGCACCCAGCGAAAAATCGATGTCGGACGTCTAGCGGAACAGATTATGTCCGTCCTTCGCGAAAGCAGCGAAAGCCCGTCGTTTGCCTTTGTCTATGATGAACCGAACAATACACTGACCGACCGGCGCGGCCGTCTTATAGAGGCCACTCTCGCCGCTGTGAAGCAGGACTTAAATGAACAGGAAGGATTGATTAACGAGCAGACCACCGAGCTGTTTCGCCGTATCGTCATGCACGAACTGGTCTCCGCCCTTCAGCGCCGGGTCAGTCATCTGGAGCACATGATTCGGGAGATCAACCGGTTACTGGAAAAACGCACGTTCGGAACCAGTCGTTATCAGTTCGCCGCAAAAATCGTCGACAAATTCAAGCGTCTCATAACTGTTGTAAAAAATTATAGCCAGTTCGATCCCGAGCGACATGCCGATGAATTGCGCCGCTTTATCGAAGATCATCGCGATGAAATGGTTGCAACTGAGGTTGGTGAAATACCTGAACTGCTGGATTATCGCAACTGGTTTCGTTATGAACTGCGTATCCTGCCCGCCACCGAGCTCAGTAAAGAGGGGATTACCATGGACAGCCGTACCAAAGCTGTCGGATCTGGAGGCGAACAGGCCGTGCCCAATTACCTGCTTATCCTGACCATTGCGCATTTTCTGTACAACAGCGAAGGATTGCGCCTTCCCGTTCTTCTTTTCGACGAAGCCTTTTACGGTATTGACAGTCAGCGCCGCGACCAGCTGCTTGCCTTTGCTTCAGAACTCGGTCTGCAGCTGTTCATCGCGTCGCCCGATCAGGACGGAGTAAAAAAGGACATTCCCTATTCGCTGTCCCTGCTCGTTGTCAAAGATGCCGAATATGATGTGCATTTGTATCCCTTTGTCTGGGAAAATCCTAAAGAAGGCATTCAGCAGGACATGTTCAATGACGCCACCAAGCACCCTCCTGTCATTGCCTTTGGTGATGAGCTGGGCGCGGGCGATGAATAACCCGCAGGATGTTTGGACAAACGCGTTGCGACAGTGTCCGGAACTGCACGACGTTCTCTTGCTGTTATACCGGCGGAGCCGTGCGAAAGGGATGCTGCCTGCCAGTGCGACTCTGACATCGTGGCCATTGCGCCAAACGGTGGTTTCCGCACTCGAACAGCTTGGCTGCACGTGCCGGAAAACCCGGGATAACCGCCTGCGTATCAAAACGGGCGACGTCATTCGAACCCCCGATGTATTTCAGGCGCTTGCCAGGGCATTGAACATCCACCCCGTAAACAGTTCAACATCGCCAGAGCAGCCGTCGTACGAGAAAACATTGCAGACCATTGCATTGACCCATCCCGAACTCAGCGACATCATAAGGGCAGCTCGTGCCGTGCTATCCATCCGGCAGCGTTGGGACAAACAGCTCATCAATCGGTGCCAGCTGGATGGAGTGCTCCGATTGATCCATCATGTGCAGCAGGATCATGCCGGGGTCACCTTGTCGAGCCTCGGAGCTCAGTTTTTAAACGACAGCAAAGCACTTCGCGCCGGTATGCTGCGCCAGATGCTGGACGACCTGCTAAGGGCTGTCAGCGAACCGGCGGATGTCGGTGAAGACATCGAACCCCGTTTTGGTATTATCGATAATCCCGTTACACAGTGCGCTTCTGTGTATGGAACTCTTCGGTATATCAGTGCGTCACAGGCTTTTGACTGGATCGATACGCTTTATCGTAATCATCAGGTTGCCCACCTGGGCTGGGATATCATTACGACCATTGACCGGATGGAAACAATTCAGCCCGTTGCCGAGAAAATGGTTATCACCAGTGAAAATGCCGCTCCATTCTATGAATTGATCCAGAGTCATATCCCCCATCCCGTTCTGTACACCGCCGGGTTTCCCAATGCCGCCGTGCTGCGTCTCCTGTCATTGTTGGCCGATGCCGGATTCC contains:
- a CDS encoding DUF2399 domain-containing protein, giving the protein MPNMMCICIPLSGKILKKAFSRTCSMTPPSTLLSLPLVMSWARAMNNPQDVWTNALRQCPELHDVLLLLYRRSRAKGMLPASATLTSWPLRQTVVSALEQLGCTCRKTRDNRLRIKTGDVIRTPDVFQALARALNIHPVNSSTSPEQPSYEKTLQTIALTHPELSDIIRAARAVLSIRQRWDKQLINRCQLDGVLRLIHHVQQDHAGVTLSSLGAQFLNDSKALRAGMLRQMLDDLLRAVSEPADVGEDIEPRFGIIDNPVTQCASVYGTLRYISASQAFDWIDTLYRNHQVAHLGWDIITTIDRMETIQPVAEKMVITSENAAPFYELIQSHIPHPVLYTAGFPNAAVLRLLSLLADAGFHCRHWGDSDFAGYLIADCVARRIPTTLWQCGIDDLSVCPSHHFRPLAPAEHLRAQTFLASRPDFRYAAEIRFALEKGWLEQEKKPLVLEKEAKL